The following nucleotide sequence is from Streptomyces pactum.
CGGCCGGGGGTGCCGGCGGGACGGCGAGGACCGCCGGAACCACGGTGCCGGGCTGCGGAGTTGTTGTCGTCATGACGGAAAATCTACGGCCCGACGTGAGGCCGCGGAACGGACAATCCCCGGCCTCGCGCTTGAGTCACCGGGGAAAACCCTGCTAAGAAGCGCCCATGACCGCTTATTCCCCGGACGCCGTGGACTGGCGCATTCTCGATGCCCTGCAGGCCAACGGCCGGGTGGGCTTCGCCGAACTGGCGCGCACCGTGAACATGTCCGCCAGCGCCGTCACCGAGCGGGTCCGGCGGCTGGAGGAGGCCGGGATCGTCACCGGGTACACCGCGGTGGTCGATCCCGAACGGCTCGGCCTCCAGGTGCTGGCGTTCGTGCGGCTGAGCTACCCGCACAGCAACTACAAGCCGTTCCACGACCTGCTCGCCACCACCCCGGAGGTCCTGGAGGCGCACCACGTCACCGGCGACGACTGCTTCGTCCTCAAGGTGGCGACGCGCTCCATGCGCCATCTGGAGCAGGTGACCGGGCGGATCGGCGGTCTGGGGCCGGTGACCACCAGCGTGGTGTACTCCTCGCCGCTGCCCCGCCGCGCCCTGGCCACCCCGGACGGCGACGGCCCGGTGCCGTGACCGGGTGCGGGCGGGGCGTGCGGCCGGCCGGCCCGGGACGCCGCCCCGCACCGGGCGGGCGGGTCAGCCCGGTGCGCGCAGGTGGACCGAGGAGCCGTCGCGCCCCTTGACGACCCGCAGTTGGGCGGGGATGCGCTGGCGCAGTTCGGCGACGTGGCTGACGATGCCCACGGCACGGTCCCGTTCCCGGAGCGAGTCGAGGACGTCGAGGACCTCGTCCAGGGTCTGTTCGTCCAGGCTGCCGAAGCCCTCGTCGATGAAGAGGGTGTCGAGCCGCGCGCCGCCCGCCTCGTCGGTGACCACGTCGGCCAGGCCCAGTGCCAGGGCGAGCGAGGCGAAGAACGTCTCCCCGCCGGAGAGGGTGGCGGTGTCCCGTTCGGCGCCGGTCCAGGCGTCGATGACGTGCAGTCCCAGCCCCGAACGGCGGTTGCCGCTCCGCTCGTCGGAGTGGACCAGGGTGTACCGGCCGGAGGACATCCGGTGCAGCCGGACGCTGGCCGCCGCGGCGACCTGCTCCAGCCGGGCCGCCAGTACGTAGGACTCCAGGCGCATCTTCCGCTCGTTGTCCGCCGAGGTGCCCGCGGCGAGCGAGGCCAGGGCGGCGACGCGTTCGTAGGCGGTGCGCAGCGGCGCGAGCCGCCGGGCGTCCTCGGTGGCCCGGGCGGAGAGCCGGTCCAGCTCGGCGCAGCGCTCGCGGGCCGCCGCGTCGCGGGCGGACGCCTCGCGCAGCGCGCGGTTGGCGGCCTCGGCGGCGCGGCGGGCGGCCTCCGGGTCGGCGGGCGGACGGGCGGCGGCGCCGGCGGTCGCCGGGTCGTCCAGTTCGGCCCGTACCGCCGCCCGTTCGGTCCGCCACCGGTCGAGGCGGTCCTGGAGTTCGCGGCGGCGCCCGGCCGGGAGCACCGCGTCGGCGGCCTCCCGGGGCGTGCCGAAGCCCGCGGTGAAGGCGGCGTCGGAGAGCCGGGCGTCGGCCTCCTTCAGCCGGGCCGCGGTGGTGGCCGCGGTCCGCGCCGCGTCCGCGGCCCCGGCGAGCAGTTCGGCCCGCCGCTGGAGGTCGGCGGCCCGTTCGGCCACCCCGGCCGCGCCGTCCCGGGCCCGGTCGACCTCCTCCCGCAGCCCCCGGCGCTCCGCGACCAGGGCCTCGCGGCGGGAGGTGCGGCCGGCCATCCGCTGTTCGGCCTCCTGCCGCTGGGCGGTGCGGTGCCGGTGCTCGCGCTCGGCGCGCAGCAGTTCCTCGCGGGCGTGGTGACCGTCGGCGGCGGCCTGCCGGGCCTCGGCGAACGCGGCGCGCAGCCCGGCGAGTTCGGCGTCCAGCTCCGCGGCGGTGGCCCCGTCCGCGGCGGCCTCGGCGGCCGCCCGTGCCTCGCGCACGGTCCGCACCCGGGCCTCGGCCTCCCGCCACGCGGCGTCGGCCGCCTCGGAGGCGGCCAGGGCCGCCTCCTCCGCCGCACGGTCCACCTGGCCGGCGGCCGGGCGCGCGGGCCGCGGGTGGCCGGTGGAACCGCACACCGCGCACGGCGTGCCGGGGCGCAGCTGGGCGGCGAGTTCCGCGGCGATACCGCGCAGCCGCCGCTCCTTGACGTCCAGCCAGGCGGCGCGGGCGTCGTTGGCGGCCTGGCCGGCGCGCACCTCGTCCTCCTCGGCGTGCCGCAGCCGGACGCCGAGCTTGTCGTACTCCTCGGCCGCGGCCAGCCGCCGGGCCAGGGGTTCGAGCCGGCCGCCGAGGTGTTCGGCGCGGACCGCGGCGGAGTCGGCGGCCTCGATGCGCCGCTGGTGGGCGGCTCGGGCCGGCTCCCAGCCGGCGAGCCACTCGGCGGCTTCCTGGACGGTCTCCTCGTCGGCGCGGGCGTCCCGGTCCAGGGCGTCGATCTCGGCGGTGAGGGCGGCGGCCCGCTCCTCGGCGCGGCGGGCCGCGGCGAGCCGGCCGAGTTCCTCGCGCAGGCCGCGTTCCCGCTCGGCCAGCCGGTCGGCCGGGGCGTCGGCCAGTTCGGCGGGGAGCCGGTCGCGGGCCTGCCGCTCGGCGGCGGTGGCGGCCAGGTGGTCCCGTTCGGCGGCGGCGCGCAGCTCCAGGGCGGGAGCAACCGCGTCGGCGGCCCGGGCCCGCTCCAGCCGCTCGGCCGCCCGCTCGTACTCGGGGCGGGCCGCGTCGAGTCCGGCGGCGCGGCGCACGGCGTCGGCGTGCCGGCGCTGGAGCCGGTCCAGGTCCAGCGTCCGGGCCAGTTCCGCCTCGGCGGCCCGGTACGCGGCCTCGGCGGCGGCCACCCGGGCGGCGGCGATCTCCCGGCGCTCCCGGGCGCCGGCCCGGGCCACCGCCGCCCGGGCCAGGACGGCGGCGGCCAGTCCCGGCTCGCCGGGCAGCGGGGTGCCGGACGCGCGGCCGGCCCGGGCCCGGCCGCGGGCGCCGGTGCGGGCGGGGCCGCGCTGGTCGGGCACGGTGGGGCCGGTGCCGTCCAGCGGCGGCAGCTGGGCCAGGTCGGGGCAGTCGCCGGCGGCCTGCTCCATCCGGTGGGCGAGGGCGAGCAGCCGCTCGTCGGCGCCGACCACGGTCTTCTCGGCTTCCCGCCGCCGTTCGGCGAGGCGTTCCTCGACGGCGGCGAAGCGGCCGGTGTCGAAGAGCCGGCCGAGCAGTCTGCCGCGGGCCTCGGCGTCGGCCCGCAGGAAGCGGGCGAAGTCGCCCTGGGGCAGCAGCACGACCTGGCAGAACTGGTCCTTGCTCATGCCGAGCAGCCGGCCGATCTCCTCGCCGGTCTCCTGGTGGGACCGGCTGAGGCCGCGCCAGGTGCCGTCGGCGTCCCTCTCCCGCAGCTCCGTGGCGGCGCGCTCGGTGGTGAACCCGGTGCCGCGACTCTTGGGGCGGGGCTGCTGGGGGCGGCGGGTGATCTCCAGCCGCCGGCCGCCGACGGTGAGTTCCAGCACCACCTCGGTACGGGTGCCGGCGGGCGCGTGGTCGCTGCGGGGGCTGAGCCCGGCGGCCTGGCGGGCGCCGGGCACGCTGCCGTACAGGGCGTAGCAGACGGCGTCCAGGACGGAGGTCTTGCCGGCCCCGGTCGGGCCGTGCAGCAGGAACAGGCCGGCGGCGGAGAGGGCGTCGAAGTCGATCTCCTGGGCACCGCCGAACGGGCCGAACGCGGTCATGGCGAGCCGGTGGAGTCTCATCGGGCGACCTCCTCGGCGGCTTCGACGGTACGGACGGCGTCCAGGGCCTCGCCGAGCACGGCGCGTTCGGCGTCGTCCGGACCCTGCCCGCGCACATGGGCCACGAAGTCCGCCGCGATCTGGTGGTCGGTGCGGCCCCGCAGGCGGCGGGCGTAGGACTGGCCGCCGGCCTCCGGGGCGCGTTCGGGTTCGAAGACCAGGTGCACCACGTGCGGGAAGCGGGCGGCGAGCCGGGCCATCGGTTCGGCGGGGCGGGCCGGGTCGGTGAGGGTGGCCTCGACGAAGGAGTCGCGGTGGACGTCGAGGGCGGGGTCGGTGAGCAGGGTCTCCAGCCGGCCGCGCAGCCGGGCCAGCGGGCGCGGCACCGGGCAGTCCACGCGGTCGGCGGTGAGGTCGCCGCCGGGTCCGAGGTCGATCAGCCACATGGATTTGCGGTGCCGGGCCTCGGAGAAGGAGTAGGCGAGCGGCGAGCCGGAGTAGCGGACGCGCTCCGAGAGGGTCTGGCAGCCGTGCAGGTGGCCCAGCGCCACGTAGTCCACGCCGTCGAAGACCTCGGCGGGCACCGAGGCGACGCCGCCGACCGTGATGTCCCGTTCGCTGTCGCTGGGGGCGCCGCCGGTGACGAAGGCGTGGGCGAGGACGACCGACCGGGTGCCGGCCGGCCGGGCGGCCAGGTCGGCGCGCACCCGGTCCATCGCCGCCTCCA
It contains:
- a CDS encoding Lrp/AsnC family transcriptional regulator produces the protein MTAYSPDAVDWRILDALQANGRVGFAELARTVNMSASAVTERVRRLEEAGIVTGYTAVVDPERLGLQVLAFVRLSYPHSNYKPFHDLLATTPEVLEAHHVTGDDCFVLKVATRSMRHLEQVTGRIGGLGPVTTSVVYSSPLPRRALATPDGDGPVP
- a CDS encoding AAA family ATPase, which gives rise to MRLHRLAMTAFGPFGGAQEIDFDALSAAGLFLLHGPTGAGKTSVLDAVCYALYGSVPGARQAAGLSPRSDHAPAGTRTEVVLELTVGGRRLEITRRPQQPRPKSRGTGFTTERAATELRERDADGTWRGLSRSHQETGEEIGRLLGMSKDQFCQVVLLPQGDFARFLRADAEARGRLLGRLFDTGRFAAVEERLAERRREAEKTVVGADERLLALAHRMEQAAGDCPDLAQLPPLDGTGPTVPDQRGPARTGARGRARAGRASGTPLPGEPGLAAAVLARAAVARAGARERREIAAARVAAAEAAYRAAEAELARTLDLDRLQRRHADAVRRAAGLDAARPEYERAAERLERARAADAVAPALELRAAAERDHLAATAAERQARDRLPAELADAPADRLAERERGLREELGRLAAARRAEERAAALTAEIDALDRDARADEETVQEAAEWLAGWEPARAAHQRRIEAADSAAVRAEHLGGRLEPLARRLAAAEEYDKLGVRLRHAEEDEVRAGQAANDARAAWLDVKERRLRGIAAELAAQLRPGTPCAVCGSTGHPRPARPAAGQVDRAAEEAALAASEAADAAWREAEARVRTVREARAAAEAAADGATAAELDAELAGLRAAFAEARQAAADGHHAREELLRAEREHRHRTAQRQEAEQRMAGRTSRREALVAERRGLREEVDRARDGAAGVAERAADLQRRAELLAGAADAARTAATTAARLKEADARLSDAAFTAGFGTPREAADAVLPAGRRRELQDRLDRWRTERAAVRAELDDPATAGAAARPPADPEAARRAAEAANRALREASARDAAARERCAELDRLSARATEDARRLAPLRTAYERVAALASLAAGTSADNERKMRLESYVLAARLEQVAAAASVRLHRMSSGRYTLVHSDERSGNRRSGLGLHVIDAWTGAERDTATLSGGETFFASLALALGLADVVTDEAGGARLDTLFIDEGFGSLDEQTLDEVLDVLDSLRERDRAVGIVSHVAELRQRIPAQLRVVKGRDGSSVHLRAPG
- a CDS encoding exonuclease SbcCD subunit D, with translation MRLLHTSDWHLGRSFHRVSLLQAQRDFLGHLVETVRDHRVDAVLIAGDVYDRAVPPLSAVELFDEALHRLAELGVPAVLISGNHDSARRLGVGAGLMARAGIHLRTDPAGCGTPVLLPDEHGHVAVYGLPYLEPALVRQQLRAPRGGHRAVLEAAMDRVRADLAARPAGTRSVVLAHAFVTGGAPSDSERDITVGGVASVPAEVFDGVDYVALGHLHGCQTLSERVRYSGSPLAYSFSEARHRKSMWLIDLGPGGDLTADRVDCPVPRPLARLRGRLETLLTDPALDVHRDSFVEATLTDPARPAEPMARLAARFPHVVHLVFEPERAPEAGGQSYARRLRGRTDHQIAADFVAHVRGQGPDDAERAVLGEALDAVRTVEAAEEVAR